In Dermatophilus congolensis, a genomic segment contains:
- a CDS encoding class II 3-deoxy-7-phosphoheptulonate synthase, which produces MTSASPLTWPNLPARQQPIWPDKAALADASARLASFPPLVFAGEADILRSRIAQAAQGKAFMLMGGDCAETFASATADNIRDRVKTILQMAAVLTYGASMPVVKIGRIAGQYAKPRSKDSETRDGVTLPSYRGDLVNDFAFTEQARTPDPHRLVEAYHASASTLNLVRAFTQGGFADLRYVHEWNKGFVKSSANSKYERIAHDIDKAMRFMVACGVDFDALKAVDVWASHEALVLDYEKPLTRIDSRTGKPYATSGHFVWVGERTRDIDGAHIDFISRITNPVGMKVGPSADVKDILAIAEKVNPTNAPGRLTLITRMGAKTIREKLPPILAGVKEAGACITWVCDPMHGNTFESSTGFKTRRFEDIVEEVRGFFDAHRDVGTVPGGIHLELTGNDVTECLGGTFKVDDLDLERRYETLCDPRLNHQQSLEMAFVIAEILSEQSRTGEELLHRA; this is translated from the coding sequence GTGACTTCTGCTTCGCCTCTGACCTGGCCCAATCTGCCAGCACGTCAGCAACCGATTTGGCCAGACAAGGCCGCGCTCGCTGACGCTTCGGCACGGCTGGCCAGTTTCCCGCCCCTTGTATTTGCAGGTGAGGCGGACATTCTGCGTTCTCGTATTGCACAGGCTGCGCAAGGCAAAGCATTCATGCTCATGGGTGGTGACTGCGCGGAGACTTTCGCTTCAGCAACCGCTGACAATATTCGTGACCGGGTTAAAACTATTCTGCAAATGGCAGCGGTTTTGACGTATGGCGCGAGTATGCCAGTGGTGAAAATTGGTCGTATTGCGGGGCAATATGCGAAACCGCGGAGCAAAGACAGTGAGACGCGGGACGGGGTCACTCTTCCTTCGTACCGTGGTGATTTGGTTAATGACTTCGCTTTCACTGAGCAGGCACGAACCCCTGACCCTCACCGGCTCGTTGAGGCCTATCACGCCAGTGCCTCAACGCTGAATCTTGTTCGTGCTTTCACGCAGGGTGGTTTCGCTGATCTGCGCTATGTGCACGAGTGGAACAAAGGGTTTGTTAAATCTTCCGCCAACAGCAAATACGAACGGATTGCGCACGATATCGATAAAGCCATGCGCTTCATGGTGGCGTGCGGTGTTGATTTCGACGCGCTGAAAGCCGTCGATGTGTGGGCCAGCCACGAGGCTCTCGTCCTTGACTACGAGAAACCATTGACACGCATTGATTCTCGTACGGGAAAGCCTTACGCCACGTCAGGGCATTTTGTGTGGGTGGGTGAGCGGACCAGGGACATTGATGGCGCTCACATTGACTTCATCTCTCGAATAACTAATCCGGTAGGAATGAAAGTTGGCCCATCCGCGGATGTAAAAGACATCCTCGCCATCGCTGAAAAAGTGAACCCGACTAACGCCCCTGGGCGCCTGACCCTCATCACGCGGATGGGAGCAAAAACTATCCGCGAAAAACTCCCACCGATATTGGCTGGAGTGAAAGAAGCAGGGGCATGCATTACGTGGGTCTGTGACCCTATGCACGGCAACACATTCGAGTCTTCTACGGGGTTCAAAACACGCAGATTCGAAGACATTGTCGAAGAGGTCCGTGGATTCTTTGACGCCCACCGAGACGTAGGAACTGTTCCAGGCGGCATTCACCTAGAACTGACCGGCAATGACGTCACCGAGTGCCTAGGCGGCACGTTCAAGGTGGACGATCTCGATCTCGAACGGCGATACGAAACCCTCTGTGACCCGCGACTTAACCACCAGCAGAGTCTTGAGATGGCTTTCGTCATTGCCGAAATCCTGTCCGAACAGAGTAGAACAGGTGAAGAACTTCTTCACCGAGCTTAA
- a CDS encoding lysophospholipid acyltransferase family protein: MKVHGLEKVPTQGPAILASNHLSFSDSIFLPVALPRRITFPAKLEYFTQPGLVGAIKRGFFTGVGQIPIDRSGGPKSAAALEAGLEVLSRDELFGIYPEGTRSPDGRLYKGKTGMVRMAMRAGVPIIPVAMIGTDIAQPTGQKIPKLVPIEVRFGDPIHLDHLVGKEDDQALIRAATDQVMQALADLSGQEYVHEYAADRKKFLQEQAARSGPKDSSPAAN; this comes from the coding sequence ATGAAGGTGCACGGGTTGGAGAAAGTCCCCACCCAAGGCCCAGCAATCCTGGCGAGCAATCACTTGTCCTTCTCGGACTCAATCTTTCTCCCCGTGGCACTTCCACGCCGAATCACATTCCCAGCCAAGCTTGAATACTTCACCCAGCCCGGTCTGGTCGGTGCCATAAAAAGAGGTTTCTTCACCGGTGTAGGGCAAATCCCCATTGATCGCTCCGGTGGTCCCAAAAGTGCTGCCGCTCTCGAAGCAGGACTGGAAGTTCTTAGCCGAGACGAACTCTTCGGTATTTACCCAGAAGGTACCCGCTCACCCGATGGGCGCCTTTACAAAGGAAAAACAGGCATGGTCCGGATGGCTATGCGCGCTGGCGTGCCAATCATTCCAGTAGCCATGATAGGCACTGATATCGCGCAACCCACCGGCCAAAAAATTCCCAAACTCGTTCCCATCGAAGTGCGTTTCGGTGACCCGATTCACCTCGACCATCTTGTCGGAAAAGAAGATGACCAAGCTCTTATTCGTGCCGCAACAGATCAGGTCATGCAGGCGTTAGCGGACCTTTCCGGGCAGGAATATGTCCACGAATACGCCGCTGATCGGAAAAAATTTTTGCAGGAGCAAGCCGCGCGCAGCGGGCCAAAAGATAGCAGCCCCGCAGCGAATTAA
- the pknB gene encoding Stk1 family PASTA domain-containing Ser/Thr kinase: MDAVGDVTGKVLDGRYTVLRHIADGGMAAVYVARDERLSREVALKIMHPNLAQDPERVASFRHEAQSIARLDDPHVVAVLDQGDDGDLVFLTMEFLRGTTLRARLHELGAFTPREALKTLDGILAGLSAAHKLGIVHRDITPSNVMIRHDGIVKVTDFGLAAAVGAAAAGYITLAYAAPEQRVGGVSDPRTDVYAAGLVLAEMLTGKPAYDNDGPPEGATSADIAAIDAELPATLVELVAAATATNHLLRPADAAEFRDRAREVHQGLTDEELDRLPPAALERPAAQETPAPHDSTQKYVSDATQSLAVIGSPETRKLPVITPPSASEEKNPKKKKGWKKKPAAAKSARATRPKNTKRRIQAGIVAAVLVAVISTGSWFFTAGPGGAVDIPTLAGVTRKDAEAALNGLGLESTVTQEYSETVPSGSVIRTEPPAGTATHRQDPVTLIISGGPERYNVPELAGSTPDAAAKLLEQNHLVLGKRTKEWNEKVPAGTVISSKPAAGTSLRPGTEVSVVVSRGREPISVDDFTGRSLSDATAELERRGLRVRVTGKEFSDRVPPNAVLRQSPSGGKLHRGDTVEIVVSKGPDVVNVPDVSGMSEADARNALESAGLAMQAEKVVGGLFDTVRSTDPAPGTAVPRGSVIKVYVV, from the coding sequence ATGGACGCAGTGGGGGACGTGACGGGTAAGGTCTTGGACGGTCGTTACACGGTGCTGCGCCACATCGCCGATGGCGGTATGGCTGCCGTCTATGTGGCTCGCGACGAACGTCTCAGTCGTGAAGTGGCGCTGAAAATCATGCACCCCAACCTGGCTCAAGATCCTGAGCGAGTAGCTTCTTTCCGACACGAAGCCCAATCCATCGCCCGACTGGATGATCCACACGTCGTCGCCGTGCTCGATCAAGGAGACGACGGTGACCTCGTTTTCTTGACCATGGAATTTCTGCGGGGAACCACCTTGCGGGCGCGTCTACACGAGCTAGGTGCCTTCACTCCTCGTGAAGCCCTCAAAACATTGGACGGCATCCTCGCTGGGCTATCAGCAGCGCACAAACTCGGAATCGTGCACCGCGACATCACACCCAGCAATGTGATGATTCGTCATGACGGCATCGTTAAAGTCACTGACTTCGGTTTGGCTGCTGCAGTAGGAGCAGCAGCAGCCGGATACATCACCCTTGCTTACGCTGCCCCCGAGCAGCGCGTCGGCGGTGTCAGTGACCCGCGCACAGATGTCTACGCTGCCGGTCTGGTTTTGGCTGAGATGCTGACTGGTAAGCCTGCCTACGACAATGACGGCCCCCCCGAAGGGGCCACTTCAGCTGACATAGCCGCTATCGATGCCGAACTTCCAGCGACACTAGTTGAGCTCGTCGCAGCCGCCACTGCCACCAATCATCTTTTGCGCCCTGCGGACGCCGCCGAGTTCCGTGATAGGGCACGTGAAGTACATCAGGGACTCACCGACGAAGAACTAGACCGTCTTCCTCCCGCAGCGCTGGAGCGCCCCGCAGCACAGGAAACTCCCGCCCCGCACGACTCCACCCAGAAGTACGTCAGTGACGCCACGCAAAGCTTGGCTGTCATCGGCTCCCCAGAAACCCGCAAGCTACCTGTTATCACTCCCCCATCAGCATCTGAAGAAAAAAACCCAAAAAAGAAAAAGGGCTGGAAGAAAAAACCCGCAGCAGCGAAATCTGCCCGCGCTACGCGCCCCAAAAACACGAAGCGACGCATCCAGGCCGGGATCGTCGCGGCTGTTTTGGTCGCTGTCATTAGCACTGGGTCTTGGTTCTTCACCGCAGGACCTGGCGGAGCAGTAGACATCCCCACCCTTGCTGGCGTGACTCGTAAAGATGCCGAAGCCGCGCTTAATGGTTTGGGTCTTGAGTCCACCGTGACCCAAGAATATTCAGAGACAGTGCCTAGTGGCAGCGTCATTCGCACTGAACCACCTGCCGGCACAGCAACTCACCGCCAAGATCCGGTGACCCTCATCATTTCAGGGGGACCGGAACGGTACAACGTTCCCGAGCTCGCCGGATCAACACCGGATGCAGCTGCCAAACTCCTTGAGCAAAATCACCTCGTTTTGGGTAAGCGCACAAAAGAGTGGAACGAAAAAGTACCCGCCGGGACCGTGATTAGTTCCAAACCTGCTGCGGGCACATCGCTGCGCCCAGGGACCGAGGTCAGCGTCGTTGTTAGCCGTGGCCGAGAACCAATCAGCGTTGATGACTTCACCGGCCGTAGCCTCTCTGATGCCACTGCTGAACTGGAACGGCGTGGCCTGCGCGTGCGCGTGACCGGTAAAGAATTCTCTGACCGTGTCCCGCCTAATGCTGTACTCCGGCAGTCTCCATCCGGCGGCAAGCTGCACCGCGGCGACACGGTAGAGATCGTTGTCAGTAAGGGACCAGACGTCGTCAACGTTCCGGATGTCTCTGGCATGTCTGAGGCTGACGCGCGGAATGCTTTGGAGTCAGCTGGGCTTGCGATGCAGGCAGAAAAAGTCGTTGGTGGCTTGTTTGACACTGTCCGCAGCACCGACCCAGCTCCGGGCACAGCAGTGCCGCGTGGCAGCGTCATCAAGGTGTATGTGGTGTGA
- a CDS encoding molybdopterin-dependent oxidoreductase — protein MGHGDVTGTGRGEECNGPQRASARHYGPVPRLDINRWRLAITGATCEGMYCYTWDDILDMPMIDVPGTIHCAQQGRGITQIWRGVPTSHLLSIAPPDPKATHALAAAAYGFSSTLRLRDLNHPETILATCVDGVPLTPQHGAPLRLFAPHLFGWKSVKWLLEISYLTAPEPGFWECRGYHMVGKVSDGHIYAHQE, from the coding sequence ATGGGCCATGGCGATGTGACGGGTACTGGTAGAGGCGAGGAATGTAATGGGCCCCAACGCGCCAGCGCTCGTCACTATGGCCCTGTGCCCCGCCTAGATATAAACAGGTGGCGATTAGCTATCACTGGCGCCACCTGTGAAGGCATGTATTGCTACACATGGGACGACATACTCGACATGCCCATGATCGACGTGCCTGGAACGATCCACTGTGCTCAACAAGGCCGAGGTATTACCCAGATCTGGCGGGGAGTACCCACTTCACACCTGCTGAGCATCGCTCCGCCAGACCCCAAGGCCACCCACGCTTTAGCTGCTGCGGCGTACGGCTTTTCCAGCACTCTTCGTTTACGTGACCTCAATCATCCGGAAACGATTCTGGCCACGTGCGTTGATGGAGTTCCCTTGACGCCTCAGCACGGAGCCCCCTTGCGCTTATTCGCGCCGCACCTGTTCGGGTGGAAAAGCGTGAAATGGCTGCTGGAGATCAGCTACCTCACGGCGCCAGAACCAGGATTCTGGGAATGCCGTGGCTATCACATGGTGGGGAAAGTCAGTGATGGCCACATTTACGCTCACCAAGAGTGA
- a CDS encoding ROK family glucokinase, with amino-acid sequence MSECLAVGIDIGGTKVSGGVVGEDGRILRRSRRHTPDRSKSPRVVEDTIVAVVDELTDGLEVSAVGIGAAGFVSVDGARVVFAPHLSWRNEPLRDSLAQRLGMRVHVENDANAALWAEYRFGCAAGESHVVMITLGTGIGGGLLEEGGLRRGRYGIAGEYGHMQVVPDGRRCECGNRGCWEQYSSGNALVREAKALIENESPMSVELAARVQEAGGVLTGPLVTEAARNGDATAVELLAEVGQWLGVGMANLAAAIDPGLFVVGGGVSAAGDLLVKPAREMFAKKLTGRGYRPVAKVVAAALGNDAGLIGAADLARSEAQS; translated from the coding sequence ATGAGTGAGTGTTTGGCCGTAGGTATCGATATCGGCGGTACCAAGGTTTCCGGTGGGGTTGTGGGTGAGGATGGCCGGATTTTGCGGCGTTCGCGGCGGCACACACCAGATCGGTCAAAAAGTCCGCGCGTAGTTGAAGACACCATCGTGGCTGTGGTTGATGAGCTGACTGATGGGCTAGAAGTTTCGGCGGTCGGTATCGGCGCTGCTGGTTTTGTGTCGGTGGATGGAGCCCGGGTCGTTTTTGCGCCACATTTGTCGTGGCGGAATGAGCCATTGCGGGATTCTTTAGCGCAGCGCTTGGGGATGCGGGTCCATGTGGAGAACGACGCTAATGCGGCATTGTGGGCGGAATACCGCTTTGGGTGCGCTGCGGGAGAGTCGCACGTCGTGATGATCACGTTGGGCACTGGTATCGGGGGAGGTTTGCTTGAAGAGGGCGGGCTACGCCGGGGTCGGTACGGCATTGCGGGTGAGTATGGGCATATGCAGGTGGTTCCGGATGGACGGCGTTGTGAATGCGGCAACCGTGGCTGTTGGGAGCAGTACTCCTCGGGCAATGCGTTGGTGCGTGAGGCAAAAGCATTGATCGAGAACGAGTCGCCAATGAGTGTGGAGTTGGCTGCACGCGTGCAGGAGGCAGGCGGGGTGCTGACTGGGCCGCTGGTGACGGAAGCGGCGCGCAACGGTGACGCTACTGCGGTGGAGCTACTCGCCGAGGTAGGGCAATGGTTAGGGGTGGGGATGGCCAACCTCGCTGCCGCGATAGATCCGGGACTGTTTGTTGTGGGAGGCGGTGTGAGCGCCGCGGGGGATCTTCTCGTGAAACCAGCGCGGGAGATGTTCGCTAAAAAGTTGACTGGCCGGGGGTACCGGCCGGTGGCCAAAGTGGTTGCGGCTGCGTTGGGTAATGACGCTGGTTTGATCGGTGCTGCAGATTTAGCGCGATCAGAAGCACAGAGCTAA
- a CDS encoding Rv2175c family DNA-binding protein: MNDELNVSSQPQDSTPQPSDEQKRRAAALEELVDAWVSIPELAEMQGLRLNDVRRQLKDGDLVGIRRTESNAVYVPARFLVDNAPAPRLKGTVTVLRDGGMSDEELLEWLFTPDATLPGGGSAMDAFDAGFVTEVRRRAMESAL; this comes from the coding sequence GTGAACGACGAACTGAACGTATCGAGCCAACCACAGGACTCGACGCCGCAGCCGAGTGACGAGCAGAAGCGTCGCGCGGCAGCTTTGGAAGAACTCGTGGACGCGTGGGTGAGCATCCCCGAACTTGCCGAAATGCAGGGGCTGCGCTTGAACGACGTGCGCAGGCAGCTCAAGGACGGCGACCTTGTGGGCATTCGCCGTACAGAGAGCAACGCGGTCTATGTTCCAGCGAGATTCCTCGTGGACAACGCGCCTGCGCCCAGGCTGAAAGGGACCGTCACAGTCTTGCGTGATGGTGGGATGTCTGACGAGGAACTACTCGAATGGCTTTTCACCCCAGATGCCACGCTCCCTGGCGGTGGCAGCGCAATGGATGCCTTTGATGCTGGTTTCGTCACCGAGGTGCGTCGCCGCGCGATGGAAAGCGCTTTGTAA